The following coding sequences lie in one Candidatus Eremiobacterota bacterium genomic window:
- a CDS encoding family 20 glycosylhydrolase yields MLLLVAIAASSLHLLPVPARIDDMRCPAYPLSVPRSVAANFDAGARAEIDERWRALRIGSLQRASARSAAIVVRRDASLESQAYRLTVNPKRATIESADANGAFYAAMTLAQLPVRVNGAWTMPCVRIEDRPALRWRILSDDVSRGPLPTMRYFQERIRTIAAFKMNGYSPYMEHVFLSPTGPLPAPLDGITPNELRALAAYAARFHVALIPEQQTFAHMHGTLRVERYAGAAEFPHGFLLSPNVPLSAAYLSRIVSQELAAVGRPPFFHIGSDETATLGLGQTQAYVTQRGRSQVYADHIVAMNSLIEPSGARLMLWDDGIENDPNIMRLIPRSAVVVNWHYGDEPSFEPYIQTIARGGFEQMVAPGASNWNEIFPNLTIALANEQRFIGEGRSARVLGLFQTVWHDDGETLYESTWYPLVYAAAQAWQSADLPQTQFANSFASAFFGSDDARYSGDAIALGAALRRLEPTGFTYGQTNALFWADPFDEAAAAQVANADLRQIRLELEDVEEHLYFKQPPLHANAAFVMFLAARRYDALARKFQIAAEVRSMYDDARTHASDRNRAERDLRWCRYWMWELRDAFEELAPLYARAWRYESRDGHLASNLERYHLAAQTAIRRADAFSRVTQNYLSGGTLPTLDNVLALP; encoded by the coding sequence TTGCTTCTCCTCGTTGCGATCGCGGCGAGCTCGCTGCATCTGCTGCCCGTTCCCGCGCGAATCGACGACATGAGATGCCCGGCGTATCCTTTGAGCGTGCCCCGCAGCGTCGCGGCGAATTTCGACGCGGGGGCGCGTGCGGAAATCGACGAGCGCTGGCGGGCGCTTAGGATCGGCTCGCTGCAGAGGGCATCCGCGCGATCCGCGGCGATCGTCGTGCGACGCGATGCAAGTTTGGAATCGCAAGCCTACCGCCTGACGGTTAATCCAAAACGCGCGACGATCGAAAGCGCCGACGCAAACGGCGCCTTCTATGCGGCGATGACCCTGGCGCAGCTTCCGGTGCGCGTCAACGGAGCGTGGACGATGCCCTGCGTTCGCATCGAGGATCGTCCCGCGCTTCGATGGCGGATTCTCTCCGACGACGTGTCGCGCGGACCGCTGCCGACGATGCGTTACTTCCAAGAACGCATTCGAACGATCGCGGCATTCAAAATGAACGGTTACTCGCCCTATATGGAGCACGTGTTCCTCAGTCCAACCGGTCCGCTACCGGCGCCGCTCGATGGCATCACGCCGAATGAACTTCGAGCGCTAGCGGCGTACGCGGCGCGCTTCCACGTCGCTCTAATTCCCGAGCAGCAAACGTTCGCGCACATGCACGGCACGTTGCGTGTGGAGCGGTATGCCGGCGCGGCAGAGTTCCCACATGGTTTTTTGCTTTCGCCCAACGTGCCGCTCTCGGCGGCATACCTTTCTCGCATCGTTTCACAAGAACTAGCCGCCGTCGGACGTCCGCCTTTCTTCCATATCGGCTCGGATGAAACGGCGACTCTCGGTCTTGGACAGACCCAAGCATACGTGACGCAGCGCGGGCGCTCGCAAGTCTATGCCGACCACATCGTTGCGATGAATAGCCTGATCGAGCCGTCGGGAGCGCGGTTGATGCTGTGGGACGACGGGATTGAAAACGATCCGAACATCATGAGATTGATTCCACGTTCCGCCGTCGTCGTCAACTGGCACTACGGCGACGAGCCAAGCTTCGAACCCTACATCCAAACGATCGCACGCGGCGGCTTCGAGCAGATGGTGGCACCGGGCGCGAGTAACTGGAACGAGATCTTTCCCAACCTAACTATAGCGCTCGCCAACGAGCAGCGGTTCATTGGCGAAGGGCGCTCGGCGCGCGTGCTCGGACTCTTTCAAACCGTTTGGCACGATGATGGGGAGACGCTCTACGAGTCGACCTGGTATCCGCTCGTGTACGCGGCCGCCCAGGCATGGCAATCCGCCGATCTACCGCAGACCCAGTTCGCGAACAGCTTTGCCAGCGCGTTCTTCGGCAGCGACGATGCTCGCTACAGCGGCGACGCGATCGCACTTGGTGCGGCGCTGCGCCGGCTCGAGCCAACTGGTTTCACGTACGGGCAAACCAACGCGCTTTTTTGGGCCGATCCGTTCGACGAGGCGGCGGCAGCTCAAGTCGCAAACGCCGATCTTCGACAAATACGGTTGGAACTCGAAGACGTCGAAGAGCATCTCTACTTCAAGCAGCCGCCGCTCCATGCCAACGCGGCCTTCGTGATGTTCTTGGCTGCGCGACGCTACGACGCGCTGGCGCGCAAGTTCCAAATCGCGGCCGAAGTCCGCTCTATGTATGACGACGCGCGCACGCACGCCTCGGATCGCAACCGCGCCGAGCGCGACCTGCGCTGGTGCCGGTATTGGATGTGGGAGCTGCGCGATGCATTCGAAGAACTCGCCCCGCTCTACGCGCGTGCCTGGCGCTACGAGAGCCGCGACGGTCATCTGGCAAGCAACCTCGAACGATACCACCTGGCGGCTCAAACGGCGATCCGGCGTGCCGACGCCTTCTCTCGCGTTACGCAGAACTATCTGAGCGGCGGAACGCTGCCGACGTTGGACAACGTCCTTGCGCTCCCCTGA
- a CDS encoding anti-sigma factor — translation MKRATAWPAYMVAAACFVIAIISSIANISLMGQIKQVQRENATLSERSTALARTLVSERTVLFDMLDSRARHYQIGDGEVITHGDRIYLALHALSEPPRGKVYQAWTLAKGASRPAASPTFIPDARGVALIVLTADARTTSDVSVTVEPEGGSREPTAKPLIDVPFDTQ, via the coding sequence ATGAAGCGCGCAACGGCGTGGCCCGCATATATGGTCGCAGCGGCTTGCTTCGTCATTGCGATTATCTCATCGATTGCCAACATCTCGCTCATGGGGCAAATCAAGCAAGTGCAGCGTGAAAACGCAACATTGTCGGAGCGATCGACGGCGCTGGCGCGTACGCTCGTGAGCGAGCGTACGGTGCTCTTCGACATGCTCGATAGCCGTGCGAGGCACTATCAGATCGGCGATGGCGAAGTCATCACGCATGGAGACCGCATTTATCTCGCCTTGCACGCACTCTCGGAGCCGCCGCGCGGAAAAGTCTATCAAGCATGGACGCTCGCGAAGGGAGCGTCACGGCCGGCGGCGTCGCCGACCTTCATTCCCGACGCGCGCGGCGTTGCGCTCATCGTGTTGACGGCCGACGCGCGCACCACTTCCGACGTCTCGGTTACGGTCGAACCCGAAGGGGGCAGCCGCGAGCCGACCGCTAAACCGTTGATCGACGTTCCATTCGACACTCAGTGA
- a CDS encoding GNAT family N-acetyltransferase, protein MIEPVSRATQAPALRYLSRSPYLNVFLTHVLQHDPGRPSRKNITVALNRGDVVGVGYYGRQIVVACEPPAIPAFAEYVKQRRGERMIVGMRDTVRALWEEMRAWHDAPRLVRDRQLVLMVDRQRLRAYEPRVAVRNARPSEWNAVADSSAEMVRQELGYDPRRGSREYADGVREMIERQLWWVGEAGGRLCFFCNIGPWCDRTIQLQGIWTPPPLRGQGFATASLAAICDRLLEVSPTVSLYVNDFNDAAIALYRRVGFEHVGDFQTLLF, encoded by the coding sequence GTGATCGAGCCGGTTTCGCGCGCGACGCAAGCGCCGGCGCTTCGCTATCTCTCCCGCTCACCGTATCTCAACGTTTTCTTGACACACGTGCTGCAGCACGACCCCGGACGTCCGTCGCGAAAAAATATCACGGTTGCATTGAACCGCGGCGACGTTGTGGGCGTCGGCTACTACGGCCGGCAGATTGTCGTGGCTTGCGAGCCTCCGGCCATTCCGGCATTCGCCGAATACGTCAAACAGCGGCGCGGTGAGCGCATGATCGTCGGGATGCGCGACACGGTTCGCGCCTTGTGGGAGGAGATGCGCGCGTGGCACGATGCTCCGCGCCTGGTGCGCGATCGCCAGCTCGTCCTCATGGTCGATCGTCAACGGTTACGGGCTTACGAGCCGCGCGTCGCCGTGCGCAACGCGCGGCCTTCGGAATGGAACGCCGTCGCCGATAGTTCCGCCGAAATGGTCCGCCAAGAACTCGGGTACGATCCGCGACGCGGATCGCGCGAGTACGCTGACGGTGTCCGAGAGATGATCGAACGGCAGCTCTGGTGGGTCGGCGAAGCCGGGGGGCGCCTCTGCTTTTTCTGCAACATCGGTCCGTGGTGCGATCGGACGATCCAGCTTCAAGGAATTTGGACGCCGCCGCCTCTGCGCGGCCAAGGTTTCGCGACGGCGTCGCTCGCAGCGATCTGCGATCGGCTGCTCGAAGTGTCGCCGACGGTTTCGCTCTACGTGAATGACTTCAACGACGCCGCAATCGCGCTCTATCGCCGAGTCGGCTTCGAACACGTCGGCGATTTTCAAACCCTCCTCTTTTAG